The Thermoclostridium stercorarium subsp. stercorarium DSM 8532 genome contains a region encoding:
- a CDS encoding aminotransferase class I/II-fold pyridoxal phosphate-dependent enzyme gives MKQYEGFTWEQLVERKKKVERKYEIYKNKNFNLDMSRGKPCVEQLNLSNEMYKLGASLDFISEDGVDCRNYGLVDGIVEMKRIFAQILGVSEEEIILGDSSSLSLMYGTIEKAFIHGLYNCEPWKNLKKIKFLCPSPGYDRHFAICELFGIEMITVPMKEDGPDMDMVEKLVAEDESIKGIWCTPIYSNPTGVTYSDEVVRRFATMKTKANDFKIFWDVAYIVHHLYEEQKLLNILDECKKAGNPDRVFIYISTSKITFPGAGVAAMACSVDNARHLRKLISIQTIGPNKINHLLHARFFRNADGVKAHMRKHAEILRPKFELVNSIFEKNLGGLNIAQWTKPKGGYFISLDVPEGCAMEIVTKAQEAGVKLTPAGATFPYGKDPYDKNIRIAPTYPPVEELEQAMEILCTCIELVVLDKILSDGKDSISISSQSPVFAATSH, from the coding sequence ATGAAACAGTATGAGGGGTTTACGTGGGAACAGCTTGTAGAACGTAAAAAGAAAGTAGAACGGAAATATGAAATATATAAGAATAAAAACTTCAATCTGGATATGTCGAGGGGAAAACCATGTGTTGAGCAGCTAAATCTCTCAAATGAAATGTATAAGCTGGGGGCAAGTCTTGACTTTATTTCCGAAGACGGTGTTGATTGCAGAAATTACGGGCTTGTTGACGGCATTGTTGAAATGAAAAGGATTTTCGCACAGATTCTGGGGGTGAGCGAAGAAGAAATAATACTGGGCGACAGCTCAAGCCTCAGTTTAATGTACGGTACCATTGAAAAAGCTTTTATTCATGGTCTGTATAACTGCGAGCCATGGAAAAACCTTAAAAAAATAAAATTTTTATGCCCGAGTCCCGGGTATGATCGCCATTTTGCCATTTGTGAGCTATTTGGTATAGAAATGATAACAGTGCCGATGAAAGAAGACGGCCCTGATATGGACATGGTAGAGAAACTTGTGGCTGAAGACGAATCAATCAAGGGAATCTGGTGTACGCCCATATACAGTAATCCCACCGGAGTTACCTATTCAGACGAAGTGGTCAGAAGGTTTGCCACTATGAAAACAAAGGCAAATGACTTTAAAATATTCTGGGACGTGGCTTACATTGTCCACCATCTGTATGAAGAGCAAAAACTCCTGAACATCCTTGACGAATGCAAAAAGGCCGGTAACCCGGACAGAGTGTTTATTTATATTTCCACATCGAAAATAACCTTTCCGGGGGCAGGCGTTGCGGCAATGGCCTGCAGCGTTGATAATGCACGGCATTTGAGAAAATTAATATCCATTCAGACAATCGGTCCGAATAAAATAAATCATCTGCTCCATGCCAGATTTTTCAGGAATGCTGACGGGGTTAAGGCTCATATGAGAAAACACGCCGAAATCCTCAGACCCAAATTTGAACTTGTGAACAGTATTTTTGAAAAGAATCTGGGCGGGCTTAACATAGCTCAGTGGACAAAGCCTAAAGGCGGTTACTTTATAAGCCTTGACGTTCCGGAAGGATGCGCAATGGAAATTGTGACCAAAGCACAGGAGGCAGGGGTCAAACTCACCCCGGCAGGTGCTACTTTCCCTTACGGAAAGGATCCTTACGATAAAAACATCAGAATTGCTCCGACTTACCCGCCGGTTGAGGAACTGGAACAGGCAATGGAAATTCTTTGTACCTGTATTGAGCTGGTTGTGCTGGATAAGATATTGTCAGACGGCAAAGACAGCATTTCAATTTCTTCTCAAAGTCCCGTATTTGCCGCTACCAGCCATTAA
- a CDS encoding L,D-transpeptidase family protein has protein sequence MRIIPVDYRLKHKIFNNLRYLGVLLTVILLVKNLIIQTNFGINEMMAVNYYYIAEGSPYRIYINLDEQIMYVFKNNELYKTYPVSGGKKNSPSPTGEWIIIHKAKWGGSFGGAWLGLNVPWGKYGIHGTNKPWAVGQQNVSGGCIRMKNEDVKELYEYIPHGTKVTIIHESQPFRELKDGMIGSDVYRVQTALKALGYYMGWCDGRYGENTKKAVLAFQKDYNLARTGIVNMSTWKKLMHLYEESLLE, from the coding sequence ATGAGAATTATCCCTGTCGACTACAGACTGAAGCATAAAATTTTTAACAATCTGCGTTATCTCGGAGTTTTACTTACGGTAATTCTTCTGGTCAAAAACCTGATTATCCAGACCAATTTCGGTATAAACGAAATGATGGCGGTAAATTATTATTATATAGCCGAAGGAAGCCCGTACCGCATTTATATAAATCTGGACGAACAAATAATGTATGTTTTTAAAAACAATGAACTTTATAAAACATATCCGGTATCAGGCGGGAAAAAAAACTCTCCTTCTCCTACGGGGGAATGGATTATAATACATAAAGCCAAATGGGGCGGAAGCTTTGGCGGCGCATGGCTGGGGCTTAATGTGCCATGGGGAAAGTACGGAATTCACGGCACCAATAAACCATGGGCAGTAGGACAGCAAAACGTTTCAGGCGGATGCATCAGAATGAAAAACGAGGACGTAAAAGAGCTTTATGAGTATATACCTCATGGTACCAAAGTGACAATCATCCATGAAAGTCAGCCTTTCAGAGAGCTGAAAGACGGAATGATAGGTTCCGATGTTTACAGAGTACAAACGGCCCTGAAAGCTTTGGGATATTACATGGGCTGGTGTGACGGCAGATACGGAGAAAACACGAAAAAAGCCGTTCTGGCATTCCAAAAGGACTATAATCTCGCCAGGACAGGAATTGTCAATATGAGTACGTGGAAAAAGTTAATGCACCTATACGAGGAAAGCCTGCTTGAGTAA
- a CDS encoding D-alanyl-D-alanine carboxypeptidase family protein, whose amino-acid sequence MNLKKILIVTVILMTLFVTVIYADDINEEAPASSIFEDLTVETYKIEDLNINARSAIVMDFESGRVLFEKNAYQKRPMASTTKVMTAIVAIENGNLDDMVTVSKNAASIHGSLMHLKAGETLTLRELLYGLLLCSGNDAAIAIAEHVGGSMENFIKMMNEKAKEIGAFDTNFTTPHGLDEVGHYSTAYDLALITRYALRIPLFNEIVKTTSIQIGGRYLQNTNEMLTSYPGADGVKTGYTGKAGRCLITSATRDGRRFISVVLYCDSRAQRALSSKKILDYAFSLYYPRTVIKSEYLGTLPVIKGFEKTVPVYVEKTVTIPLSDAEMENLYTKISLPEQIYAPVTEKAVVGTLSVYLDDQILCESPIRAGKSVKQKTILQYFIDVVISWLKLIK is encoded by the coding sequence ATGAATTTGAAGAAGATACTCATCGTTACAGTAATACTAATGACTTTATTTGTTACAGTCATATATGCAGATGACATAAATGAAGAAGCACCGGCTTCATCGATATTTGAAGATTTGACGGTTGAGACATACAAAATTGAAGACCTGAACATTAATGCTCGTTCGGCAATTGTCATGGATTTTGAATCGGGCAGGGTATTGTTTGAAAAAAACGCATATCAGAAAAGACCGATGGCAAGCACAACCAAAGTAATGACCGCAATAGTGGCTATCGAAAACGGAAATCTTGACGATATGGTCACAGTCAGCAAAAACGCGGCATCGATCCATGGTTCGCTGATGCACCTGAAAGCCGGTGAGACACTGACATTAAGGGAACTGTTATATGGTTTATTGCTCTGTTCGGGAAACGATGCGGCAATTGCAATTGCAGAACATGTAGGCGGAAGCATGGAAAATTTTATCAAAATGATGAATGAAAAGGCAAAAGAAATAGGAGCGTTTGACACAAATTTTACCACCCCGCATGGTCTTGATGAGGTCGGGCATTATTCCACGGCCTATGATTTAGCCCTTATTACAAGGTATGCTTTAAGGATACCGCTGTTTAATGAAATTGTAAAAACAACGTCAATACAAATAGGAGGAAGATACCTTCAGAATACGAATGAAATGCTGACAAGCTATCCTGGCGCAGACGGCGTAAAGACAGGTTACACGGGAAAGGCAGGACGCTGCCTGATTACTTCGGCAACAAGGGACGGAAGACGATTTATTTCAGTGGTACTGTACTGTGACAGCCGTGCTCAGAGAGCCTTAAGCAGCAAAAAAATTCTGGATTATGCTTTTTCATTATACTACCCCCGTACAGTAATAAAAAGCGAATATTTGGGCACACTGCCCGTAATTAAAGGCTTTGAAAAAACAGTTCCGGTTTATGTGGAAAAGACCGTAACAATACCATTGTCGGATGCCGAAATGGAAAATTTGTATACAAAAATATCCCTGCCGGAACAAATTTATGCTCCGGTAACGGAAAAGGCCGTCGTTGGTACCCTTTCTGTATATCTTGACGATCAAATTCTCTGCGAATCTCCGATAAGGGCCGGAAAATCGGTAAAACAGAAAACAATTCTGCAGTATTTTATAGATGTGGTTATTTCATGGCTGAAATTAATCAAATGA
- the aroE gene encoding shikimate dehydrogenase, translating into MKYGLIGEKLGHSFSPRIHKTIFELSGINGEYELIELKRDEVGNFFCNARKQGFSGLNVTIPYKTDVIPYMQKLSPEAEKIGAVNTISLEGYLAGFNTDYFGIKYTFMKSGVRAAGKTALIAGSGGASRSVLAYLMDEKASKIYIASRNPEKVSIGHESIIPVGYSELSKYTPFDIVINTTPVGMYPNTAASPLKPEHVEGSEFLFDLIYNPAVTELLAIGQKLGIKTVNGLYMLVAQAVKAQEIWNGKEFGIDFVDSVYSRVAGLK; encoded by the coding sequence ATGAAGTACGGTTTGATTGGGGAAAAGCTGGGGCACAGTTTCTCACCTCGTATACACAAAACTATATTTGAGCTTTCGGGAATTAATGGTGAATACGAGCTTATAGAGCTGAAAAGGGATGAAGTTGGGAATTTTTTCTGTAATGCCCGCAAGCAGGGATTTTCAGGCCTGAATGTAACCATTCCGTATAAAACCGATGTCATTCCGTATATGCAAAAACTTTCGCCAGAAGCCGAAAAAATAGGCGCAGTAAACACAATAAGCCTTGAGGGTTATTTGGCCGGCTTTAATACCGATTATTTCGGTATAAAATATACTTTTATGAAAAGCGGTGTCCGCGCGGCCGGAAAAACCGCTCTTATAGCCGGAAGCGGAGGGGCTTCCAGATCGGTTTTGGCATACCTTATGGACGAAAAGGCCTCGAAGATATATATTGCCAGCAGAAATCCGGAGAAAGTCAGCATCGGGCATGAAAGCATCATACCTGTCGGTTATAGTGAATTATCAAAGTATACACCCTTTGACATAGTGATAAATACAACCCCTGTTGGCATGTATCCCAATACGGCAGCCTCCCCGCTTAAACCAGAACATGTTGAAGGATCGGAGTTTTTGTTTGACTTGATATATAATCCTGCTGTAACCGAGCTTTTAGCAATTGGACAAAAATTGGGTATAAAAACAGTAAACGGGTTGTATATGCTTGTGGCTCAGGCTGTAAAAGCCCAGGAAATATGGAATGGAAAAGAATTCGGTATTGATTTTGTAGACAGTGTATACAGCAGGGTTGCCGGATTAAAATAG
- a CDS encoding shikimate kinase, which translates to MKYSNIVLTGIMGSGKTTVGRMLAEKLNMGFVDTDWYIEGKYGKIHELFEKGEDYFREIEHKAVLEISEMEGVVIATGGGVVKRQDNVYALKKKGIIFFLDRPLKNILSDIETSGRPLLKNGKEKLIEIYHERYPLYTATCDVHINNSATPDKAVSEIIDYWLNIGKNR; encoded by the coding sequence ATGAAATACAGCAATATAGTTCTGACCGGCATTATGGGATCAGGCAAAACAACAGTCGGCAGGATGCTGGCGGAAAAACTTAATATGGGTTTTGTGGACACAGACTGGTATATAGAGGGGAAGTATGGGAAAATTCACGAGCTTTTTGAAAAAGGCGAGGATTATTTCAGGGAAATAGAGCATAAAGCCGTATTGGAAATAAGTGAAATGGAAGGCGTGGTTATCGCCACAGGAGGCGGGGTTGTAAAGAGACAGGACAATGTGTATGCGCTTAAGAAAAAGGGAATTATATTTTTCCTTGACAGGCCTCTGAAAAATATACTTTCGGACATAGAAACATCGGGCAGGCCTTTATTGAAAAACGGGAAAGAGAAGCTCATTGAGATATATCATGAGCGATACCCACTGTACACAGCCACATGCGACGTGCATATAAACAATTCGGCAACCCCTGATAAGGCGGTTTCAGAAATTATAGATTACTGGCTGAACATTGGTAAAAACCGTTAG